One Bacteroidota bacterium genomic window carries:
- a CDS encoding MaoC family dehydratase: MSKKIINGYDEFASYLGKEIGVSDYHQITQEQINKFAEATIDHQWIHTDPERCKTESQYGTTIAHGYLTLSLLPYLWEQIVEFKNVKMMVNYGIENLRFNQAVPVNGKVRLRCTLQSIKDLRGTTKTEMSCSLEVEGAKKPAFEATVVFLYHFNK; this comes from the coding sequence ATGAGCAAAAAAATAATCAATGGTTACGATGAGTTTGCCTCTTACCTGGGCAAGGAAATTGGCGTGTCCGACTATCATCAGATAACCCAGGAGCAAATTAACAAGTTTGCCGAAGCTACCATCGACCACCAATGGATTCATACCGACCCTGAGCGTTGCAAAACCGAGTCGCAATACGGAACAACCATTGCCCATGGATATTTAACTTTATCGCTGTTGCCCTATTTGTGGGAGCAAATTGTGGAGTTTAAAAATGTGAAGATGATGGTTAACTATGGCATCGAGAATCTTCGTTTTAACCAGGCTGTTCCGGTAAACGGAAAAGTCCGCTTGCGCTGTACCCTTCAGTCGATTAAAGATTTACGTGGAACAACCAAAACCGAAATGAGCTGTTCGCTGGAAGTGGAGGGCGCCAAAAAGCCAGCTTTCGAAGCTACAGTCGTATTTCTTTACCATTTTAATAAGTAA
- a CDS encoding T9SS type A sorting domain-containing protein — protein MKKLFFTILGMSLAILSNAQENHAVFLHHSTGGNVYSEGNVPEWISDYNLGNGTDFSIEERSYPDSPWGWSNYAYDYWKLWIDGSCDNVQPGIECIGSIAEGCELVIFKHCFPGASIGANTGNPDVSSSSQTIENYQAQYRALRQMMDTMPETKFMLWTLAPLHRLSTSADVAARAGEFVDWVKNDFLTEDSQDHPNIYIFDFFGLVAEQSASPTNGVQYCLKYEYERSHDGDDSHPNTAANEYAGPHFARAVVNALGGDAGTAINEPDFENELQLFPNPVGQNLSVLAPGVSPLQNFQVFTLDGRLIKQFEPNAEGVYDVSFLGEGMYLLKVVSNGKLVSKPFIRANNQ, from the coding sequence ATGAAAAAATTATTCTTTACAATTCTTGGCATGAGCCTGGCAATACTATCGAATGCTCAGGAGAATCACGCTGTTTTTCTGCATCACTCAACCGGAGGCAATGTGTATTCCGAAGGTAATGTGCCAGAGTGGATTAGTGATTATAACCTCGGAAACGGAACCGACTTCAGCATCGAAGAACGCAGTTATCCCGATTCACCCTGGGGCTGGTCGAACTATGCTTATGACTATTGGAAACTATGGATCGATGGCTCGTGCGACAACGTTCAGCCTGGCATTGAGTGCATCGGAAGTATTGCCGAAGGTTGTGAACTGGTTATTTTCAAACACTGTTTTCCGGGAGCCTCTATTGGTGCCAATACGGGAAATCCCGATGTGAGTTCCTCTTCGCAAACAATCGAAAACTACCAGGCACAATACAGGGCACTGCGCCAGATGATGGATACCATGCCCGAAACTAAATTCATGCTATGGACCCTTGCCCCCTTGCACCGGCTTTCTACCAGTGCCGATGTGGCTGCCCGCGCAGGAGAATTTGTCGATTGGGTGAAGAACGATTTCCTCACAGAAGATAGCCAGGATCACCCGAACATTTATATCTTCGATTTTTTTGGTCTTGTGGCCGAACAAAGCGCTTCACCAACCAATGGTGTTCAATACTGTTTAAAGTATGAGTATGAACGCAGCCACGATGGCGACGATTCGCATCCAAATACAGCTGCCAACGAATATGCTGGCCCTCATTTTGCCCGCGCCGTAGTGAACGCCTTGGGCGGCGATGCCGGAACAGCAATTAATGAACCAGACTTCGAAAATGAATTACAGCTATTTCCCAATCCAGTGGGGCAAAATTTGTCGGTGCTTGCTCCTGGCGTCTCGCCACTTCAAAACTTTCAGGTATTTACCCTCGATGGCAGACTGATAAAACAGTTCGAACCAAATGCAGAGGGCGTATACGATGTAAGTTTCCTCGGCGAGGGTATGTACCTGCTTAAGGTTGTTAGTAACGGAAAGCTTGTAAGTAAGCCTTTTATCAGAGCGAACAACCAATAA
- a CDS encoding FAD-dependent monooxygenase codes for MESTDKPIEVLIAGAGPTGLMMACQLAIHQIPFRIIDKKSHPSTYSGALIIHARTMEIFDQMGIAEKALQETILANDLSVVFNGVKKAHVSLRDIGQGLSKFPNLHLIEQSKTEQLLIDFILSKGRTIEWKTELKSFSKGEVPIASVVQKEGEKEEIIKSNYLVAADGGNSFVREQLKIPFIGKRHPISLFIIDCKAETDLPADEMCFSFSNYSTSGFFPLKEGRKRIDGIIPKNLEGKDRITFEDVEVKFAERLRTKIRLYNPEWFSVSHSHQRYAKVYQKTNIFLAGDAAHTFTPVGAQGMNTGIQDAYNLAWKLSFVIKQKAHPALLQSYATERIGIAKRTAHFTGLFYSLVTSPNVLIKTIRLQALPFILNRIFVQVEKRKKLSNSFFKALSGTGINYRKNTLKKPSSFGSFPRHSPKPGDRFPYLVYTDKENVINIQDRIDRINFTLFVFTDERNSFNIDAIAQKYHSILNIEELYLSGEKKHLFDQFGIKKSGFYLVRPDMYVAYRSSAFDYNHLERYLYHYLKR; via the coding sequence TCTACTTATTCTGGTGCATTAATAATCCATGCCCGAACAATGGAGATTTTTGACCAAATGGGCATAGCCGAAAAAGCTTTGCAGGAAACAATTCTTGCCAATGACCTTAGTGTTGTTTTTAACGGGGTAAAAAAAGCACATGTTTCCTTAAGAGATATAGGACAGGGTCTTTCAAAATTTCCAAATCTGCATCTGATTGAACAATCGAAAACCGAACAATTGTTAATCGATTTTATTCTTTCGAAGGGTCGCACAATTGAGTGGAAAACAGAATTGAAAAGTTTTTCGAAAGGGGAGGTGCCAATTGCTTCAGTGGTGCAAAAAGAAGGTGAAAAAGAAGAAATAATCAAGTCGAACTATTTGGTTGCAGCCGATGGAGGAAACAGCTTTGTGCGCGAACAATTGAAAATTCCATTTATTGGAAAACGGCACCCAATTTCTTTGTTTATAATCGATTGCAAGGCTGAAACTGATTTGCCGGCTGATGAAATGTGCTTTTCATTCTCAAACTATTCCACCTCCGGATTTTTCCCGCTTAAGGAGGGCAGAAAGCGGATTGACGGCATTATTCCAAAAAACTTGGAAGGGAAGGACAGAATTACTTTTGAGGATGTGGAAGTAAAATTTGCCGAGAGGCTTCGGACAAAAATACGCCTATACAATCCAGAATGGTTTTCGGTTTCACACTCCCATCAGCGATATGCAAAGGTGTACCAAAAAACCAACATCTTCCTGGCTGGCGATGCTGCTCATACATTTACCCCGGTGGGCGCACAGGGAATGAATACCGGAATACAAGATGCCTATAACCTGGCATGGAAACTTTCCTTTGTAATAAAGCAAAAAGCACATCCTGCACTTTTACAAAGTTATGCCACGGAAAGAATAGGCATTGCAAAGCGGACAGCCCATTTTACAGGATTATTTTACAGTTTGGTAACAAGCCCAAATGTGTTGATTAAAACAATTCGTTTACAAGCGCTTCCCTTTATATTGAATAGGATATTTGTGCAGGTAGAGAAGCGAAAGAAGCTTTCCAACTCTTTTTTCAAGGCACTTTCAGGAACCGGCATAAATTATCGGAAAAATACATTGAAGAAACCTTCATCATTTGGAAGTTTTCCAAGGCATTCCCCAAAGCCTGGAGATCGATTTCCTTATTTAGTTTACACTGACAAAGAGAATGTAATAAACATCCAGGACAGAATCGACAGAATAAATTTTACACTCTTTGTGTTTACCGATGAACGCAACTCGTTTAATATAGATGCCATTGCTCAGAAATATCATTCTATACTGAACATAGAGGAACTATATCTCTCTGGAGAAAAAAAACACTTATTTGATCAATTCGGCATTAAAAAAAGCGGTTTCTATCTTGTGCGACCAGACATGTATGTGGCTTATCGCTCGTCTGCTTTCGATTATAACCACCTGGAAAGATACCTTTATCATTACCTTAAGCGATAG